A genome region from Triticum aestivum cultivar Chinese Spring chromosome 2B, IWGSC CS RefSeq v2.1, whole genome shotgun sequence includes the following:
- the LOC123039354 gene encoding uncharacterized protein: MANQRARPCHAAGDIADDVLRDVFARLPGLRDLLRCAATCKRWRRLVTDRAFLRQVGLWPETARHPSALVGIFSQNAHPTGPSGFMPGEPGPGSAPQFLSLQLQAGGDGRLAFDSFVADDDGLFDFARPLASRRGLLLLRIIRPTRVRNGIDRQPLHLAVCRPLIDKRSTRVLPPPLLDSMTLFAGDLTGCALLTDADYGDHCTANSDNHHRQPTFQVLVICTNRDWTVCTCTYSSATGSWGAPIKCLQVSGKRWRCGARAGVVTGDTAHWLYMDNTDFYTLSINATTSHVSMTKIPVSRFDASMPLSHPPLLCIAGEGRLSFVTIQDHGVLELWTRQEQNGEYEAGWQHSQLTDLGRKKRISSVFFAESRGALLVNLDDTSITIDLKSKEKMLLVDLEDEKMRHVGNICCFMLQGRCSSTCCRGGHEYDRTCPSRPPVLYEIDLVFSRRMLLTSSQLGDEIGDR, from the coding sequence ATGGCCAACCAACGCGCACGCCCCTGCCACGCCGCCGGCGACATCGCGGACGACGTCCTCCGCGACGTCTTCGCGCGCCTGCCGGGCCTGCGGGACCTCCTCCGCTGCGCGGCCACGTGCAAGCGATGGCGCCGCCTCGTCACCGACCGTGCCTTCCTCCGACAGGTCGGCCTCTGGCCGGAGACGGCGCGCCATCCGTCCGCCCTCGTCGGGATCTTCTCCCAGAACGCGCATCCCACCGGCCCGTCCGGTTTCATGCCAGGGGAACCCGGGCCCGGTTCGGCCCCGCAATTCCTGAGCCTGCAGCTGCAGGCCGGCGGCGACGGGCGTCTCGCCTTCGACTCGTTCGTCGCCGACGACGATGGCCTCTTCGACTTCGCGAGGCCGCTGGCGTCGCGGCGCGGTCTTCTACTCCTGCGCATCATACGGCCAACCCGCGTCCGTAACGGCATCGACCGCCAGCCGCTCCATCTAGCCGTGTGCCGCCCTCTGATCGACAAGAGGAGCACGCGTGTTCTCCCGCCGCCCCTGCTTGACAGCATGACACTCTTTGCCGGCGACCTTACCGGCTGTGCGCTTCTCACCGACGCGGACTACGGCGATCATTGTACTGCTAATTCGGACAACCACCATCGGCAACCGACGTTTCAAGTGCTCGTGATCTGCACCAACCGCGACTGGACCGTGTGCACCTGTACGTACTCCTCGGCCACGGGGAGTTGGGGCGCGCCCATCAAGTGTCTTCAGGTTTCCGGCAAGAGATGGAGGTGCGGGGCGCGAGCCGGCGTCGTCACCGGCGACACGGCGCATTGGCTGTACATGGATAACACAGACTTCTACACCCTAAGCATAAACGCCACCACGTCACACGTCTCCATGACCAAGATCCCAGTTAGTAGATTTGACGCTAGCATGCCGCTATCACATCCGCCACTCTTGTGTATCGCCGGAGAAGGAAGACTGTCCTTCGTTACCATACAAGACCACGGCGTTCTAGAGCTCTGGACCAGGCAAGAACAGAACGGCGAGTATGAGGCGGGCTGGCAACACTCTCAGCTGACGGATTTGGGGAGAAAAAAGAGAATAAGCAGTGTCTTCTTTGCAGAGAGCAGAGGTGCTTTGCTCGTTAACCTAGATGATACATCCATTACCATAGATCTCAAGAGTAAGGAAAAAATGCTACTAGTTGATCTGGAGGACGAGAAAATGAGGCATGTTGGCAACATatgttgttttatgttgcaagggCGTTGTAGTAGCACTTGCTGCAGAGGAGGGCACGAATATGATAGGACGTGTCCATCCAGACCCCCGGTTCTCTACGAGATAGATTTGGTATTTAGCCGCCGTATGTTACTTACCTCTTCTCAGCTAGGAGATGAGATAGGAGATCGTTAA
- the LOC123041867 gene encoding uncharacterized protein has protein sequence MSYPSEYTLFRAEGKIRHGPDGVKVSPDCPFVIRRMTELKDKPFQQVRHLVMKVFQLNEATYELSLQHLVYSRTDPGTPPCNVLIHIIGEDSWRTFLNVAARNVRAFRLFARWNVKKTSSTPNATDSNNTTIPDETDESDDGTWPNCKHDRPCTIETSRRNEDLGRRFFRCPLFMHSGEDCKFSEWLDKKFPQNAIKVINRLQDDVESLQQQVDNMKCELEELRHRQSKRATEEAVASDGDRCPCGSSPCDLASRNRSKAPRVAKDN, from the exons ATGTCATACCCATCTGAATATACGCTATTTCGCGCGGAAGGAAAGATTCGGCATGGACCTGATGGGGTAAAAGTGAGTCCTGATTGCCCATTTGTGATCAGACGGATGACAGAGCTCAAGGATAAGCCATTCCAACAAGTGCGACACCTGGTAATGAAGGTTTTTCAATTGAATGAAGCAACGTACGAGCTCAGTTTGCAGCACCTTGTGTATTCAAGGACAGATCCTGGCACTCCTCCATGCAATGTACTGATTCATATAATAGGGGAGGATTCCTGGAGGACATTTCTAAATGTTGCAGCCCGTAATGTTCGCGCTTTCAGACTGTTCGCCAGATGGAATGTCAAGAAAACAAGCTCTACTCCCAATGCAACTGACAGCAATAACACAACAATTCCAGACGAAACCGATGAATCCGATGATGGGACCTGGCCAAATTGCAAGCACGATAGACCATGCACCATCGAAACTTCAAGGCGCAACGAAGACCTAGGTCGAAGGTTCTTCCGCTGCCCTCTCTTCATG CATTCGGGAGAAGACTGCAAATTCAGCGAATGGTTGGACAAGAAGTTCCCTCAGAATGCAATCAAAGTCATCAACAGACTCCAGGACGACGTTGAATCCCTCCAGCAGCAAGTCGATAACATGAAGTGTGAGCTTGAGGAACTCCGTCACCGTCAGAGCAAAAGAGCTACCGAAGAAGCTGTTGCAAGTGATGGAGACAGGTGCCCCTGTGGCAGCAGCCCTTGCGACTTGGCTTCTCGCAACCGAAGCAAAGCTCCTAGAGTGGCCAAGGACAATTAG